One Nitrososphaerales archaeon DNA segment encodes these proteins:
- a CDS encoding adenosylcobinamide amidohydrolase — translation MDIPIAIDGIRGEIVRDTLIIRSEKPLKVLSSAPFNGGFIEARTIINHQVPKEFHHAKIDEYLEGVINGLHLPKPVVCLMTAVNIRDNISVSSEVMDGLIVTALVTSGLSYPATAGDRVAEEGAGTVNIIVLVDGNLTDSCMVNALMTAIEAKCAALRELDVRSRYSNNVATGTTSDAIVIACTRVGEAIHYAGSATILGMLIGKNVKAAVKESSLKFLGERTLMRRLEERGITLDDLVSTAMALYTPSEGDEDVNGDVDVNVNGNGNGNVSKILKDGLIEAMNDINVASFVMGAIRLQEDGEYGLIPNLPRNSFLKDPITLIADESIGLALANYIAGTWGVYNFLRYERVKPGIMAKAGPFLDDMIGGLVAGVFSKVMSRR, via the coding sequence ATGGATATACCTATAGCGATAGATGGTATCAGAGGCGAAATCGTTAGAGATACGTTGATAATTCGGTCTGAGAAGCCTCTTAAGGTATTGAGCTCGGCACCTTTCAACGGTGGTTTTATCGAGGCACGAACGATCATCAACCATCAGGTCCCTAAAGAATTCCACCATGCTAAGATCGATGAATACCTTGAGGGAGTTATAAATGGGCTCCATCTACCCAAACCGGTCGTATGCCTGATGACCGCTGTGAATATTAGAGATAATATCTCTGTAAGCTCAGAAGTTATGGATGGTTTGATCGTTACCGCTCTGGTTACCTCAGGTTTATCCTATCCAGCCACCGCTGGAGATAGAGTAGCTGAGGAAGGGGCTGGTACGGTCAATATCATCGTGCTGGTCGATGGGAATTTAACCGATAGCTGCATGGTAAATGCGTTGATGACAGCGATCGAAGCGAAGTGCGCTGCACTTAGAGAGCTCGATGTAAGAAGCCGTTACTCCAACAACGTAGCCACAGGGACGACCTCTGATGCTATAGTGATCGCTTGCACAAGAGTTGGTGAAGCTATTCATTACGCCGGATCTGCAACGATCTTGGGCATGTTGATTGGAAAGAATGTTAAAGCTGCAGTGAAAGAAAGCTCACTCAAATTCTTGGGTGAGCGTACCTTGATGAGGAGGTTGGAAGAGAGAGGGATCACGTTGGATGATCTCGTATCCACAGCGATGGCGCTTTACACACCATCGGAAGGAGATGAAGATGTTAATGGTGATGTTGATGTCAATGTAAATGGTAATGGTAATGGTAATGTGTCAAAGATTCTGAAGGATGGTCTGATAGAAGCTATGAACGATATCAACGTCGCATCATTCGTAATGGGTGCGATTAGGCTTCAGGAGGATGGTGAGTATGGCCTTATACCAAACCTCCCTCGTAATTCATTCCTCAAAGACCCGATCACACTTATAGCCGATGAAAGTATCGGTTTGGCCTTAGCGAACTATATTGCAGGTACGTGGGGCGTATACAATTTTCTTCGCTATGAGCGTGTAAAACCGGGGATCATGGCTAAGGCTGGGCCATTCTTGGATGATATGATCGGTGGATTGGTCGCGGGTGTATTTTCTAAGGTGATGAGCAGAAGGTAA
- the cobS gene encoding adenosylcobinamide-GDP ribazoletransferase produces the protein MGVVRGFKSLIAFFTTIPVKSDDKSLIDAANYMPLSPIIGILLGLSSGLFGWFIHFFLPSSIVGVLTLAILLMITGLHHTDGLVDFADGVMCQGTPERKIEAMRNGRTGVAGLSLGFITLMTTSLTIAYIPQHLIVQSMIVAENLAKAGMTFLVWMGRSAAPGINTYFVEMMHKNNRLLRLIIPLTISFVVSFALLSLIGMIAWIAGLITSLVILKISNRHFKGITGDVCGATNELTRMVSLLMILVFTV, from the coding sequence ATGGGTGTAGTGAGAGGTTTTAAGAGCTTAATAGCATTCTTCACAACCATACCAGTCAAGTCGGATGATAAGAGCCTAATCGATGCGGCCAATTATATGCCATTATCACCGATCATCGGCATATTGTTAGGGTTATCTTCAGGGTTATTCGGATGGTTTATTCACTTCTTCCTACCTTCATCAATAGTAGGGGTATTAACACTCGCGATCCTCTTGATGATCACAGGTCTACACCATACCGATGGACTGGTAGATTTCGCAGATGGGGTTATGTGCCAAGGTACCCCTGAGAGGAAGATCGAAGCTATGCGTAATGGGAGGACGGGTGTAGCGGGGTTATCGTTGGGCTTTATAACTTTAATGACGACATCACTCACCATAGCTTATATTCCACAACACTTGATCGTCCAATCGATGATCGTGGCGGAGAATTTGGCGAAGGCAGGTATGACATTCTTGGTATGGATGGGAAGGTCCGCAGCCCCCGGTATAAATACATACTTTGTTGAGATGATGCACAAGAACAATCGCCTACTCCGCCTTATAATTCCGTTAACGATTTCTTTCGTAGTCTCTTTTGCCCTTCTTTCTCTAATAGGAATGATCGCTTGGATAGCGGGCTTGATTACCAGTTTGGTTATACTTAAAATCTCGAACCGACACTTTAAAGGCATTACCGGTGATGTCTGTGGAGCGACCAACGAATTAACTCGCATGGTATCCCTGTTGATGATTCTGGTGTTCACCGTTTGA
- a CDS encoding NTP transferase domain-containing protein, with protein MNLSVVALVMAGGKGSRMGGMNEKPLIEIRGKSMLERVIEALRGAKSVGRIVVAVSKYTPKTRERVIRSSIDFIDTSGEDYVFDMQFAIKELRADHVLVVNSDLPLLTSALIDKVIDHYIMCGKPSLTVVAPLKKVKELGFEPSFKISIDGHEVTPVGINVIDGSRIDDVELEQEFMIVDDVIPLLNVNKVEDLRLIEELIESQKALLSI; from the coding sequence TTGAATCTGAGTGTGGTAGCTCTTGTTATGGCTGGTGGTAAAGGTAGTCGCATGGGAGGTATGAATGAGAAACCTCTCATAGAGATCCGTGGGAAGAGCATGTTGGAGCGTGTCATCGAAGCACTCAGAGGGGCGAAGAGTGTGGGTAGAATCGTGGTGGCTGTATCGAAATATACACCGAAGACTCGTGAAAGAGTGATTCGATCATCGATCGATTTTATAGATACATCTGGCGAAGATTACGTATTTGATATGCAATTTGCTATAAAAGAGCTTCGGGCCGATCACGTACTTGTGGTGAATTCAGACCTCCCTCTGCTCACGAGCGCATTGATAGATAAGGTCATAGATCATTATATAATGTGTGGTAAACCTTCCTTAACGGTGGTTGCACCTTTAAAGAAGGTTAAAGAATTAGGCTTTGAACCATCTTTTAAGATTTCGATCGACGGTCATGAAGTTACACCAGTCGGCATAAATGTGATAGATGGTAGCAGGATCGATGATGTTGAATTGGAGCAGGAGTTTATGATCGTCGATGATGTTATACCTTTATTAAACGTTAATAAGGTAGAGGATTTAAGATTGATCGAAGAATTGATCGAATCTCAGAAGGCTTTACTCTCGATATAA
- a CDS encoding NAD+ synthase, translating into MSVIQEIISLDYSRIIQQIQAYIRDRVINSKKSGVVLGLSGGLDSTVAAFLAKYALGKDRVLALIMPDRRITPAQDIEDAKEVADMLSIEYRIIDIEPIHRAFMENLEEDRLAEGNLRARIRMCLLYYHANLLNRLVMGTGDRSEILIGYFTKYGDGGIDFNPIGCLFKTQVRELARVIGVPERIINKKSSPRLWLDQTAEGEIGLTYEVIDSILYLVFDKGLAKEEVAKRIGVSLGDVTRVLKMYEETQHKRTPPDACYLRF; encoded by the coding sequence ATGAGCGTAATCCAAGAAATAATATCTCTCGATTACTCGAGGATCATCCAACAGATTCAAGCCTACATTAGGGATAGAGTGATAAATTCGAAGAAGAGTGGTGTCGTTCTGGGTTTAAGTGGAGGATTAGATTCGACGGTAGCAGCGTTCCTTGCAAAGTATGCATTGGGCAAGGATAGAGTACTGGCATTGATCATGCCCGATAGAAGGATTACACCGGCTCAAGATATTGAGGATGCGAAAGAAGTGGCAGATATGCTAAGTATTGAATATAGGATCATCGATATCGAGCCCATTCATAGGGCATTTATGGAGAATCTAGAGGAGGATCGTTTGGCTGAAGGGAATTTAAGGGCACGTATCAGGATGTGCCTCCTTTACTATCATGCGAATCTATTGAATCGACTTGTGATGGGGACTGGTGATAGAAGTGAGATATTGATAGGTTACTTCACAAAGTATGGTGATGGTGGGATAGACTTTAACCCCATTGGTTGTCTGTTCAAGACTCAAGTGAGAGAGTTAGCGAGAGTGATAGGTGTGCCAGAGCGTATCATCAATAAAAAGAGTAGCCCTAGATTGTGGTTGGATCAAACAGCAGAAGGGGAGATCGGTCTAACGTATGAAGTCATCGACTCGATCCTTTATCTTGTGTTCGATAAAGGATTAGCAAAGGAAGAGGTTGCAAAAAGAATTGGAGTAAGCTTAGGAGATGTAACAAGGGTCTTAAAGATGTATGAAGAGACCCAGCATAAAAGAACCCCTCCCGATGCATGTTACTTAAGATTTTAG
- a CDS encoding prepilin peptidase, whose protein sequence is MLNLLTFRIVACIIMLTYASYMDLKTREITDKLWFISSAIGIATLLYEYLFEGIPLYRGFLMILSIGITSAVSILLYYAGFYGGADAKALISLSLLLPLYQPLYSLYPFAPLITFNNSIFTTLILPIYFLIKNLIRMVRGEKIFQGFESEPVWKKFLVCLLGYRLDIDERKKFYFALEESVNGKRRFKISLLRADEDYLQGGGVWATPGVPFILYITVGFVIMILVGDLLAILIRGIFNFFR, encoded by the coding sequence ATGCTAAATCTTCTTACATTCAGAATTGTAGCATGCATCATCATGCTTACATACGCTTCATATATGGATCTGAAGACTCGTGAAATAACGGATAAGCTCTGGTTCATCTCTTCGGCGATCGGTATTGCTACTCTGTTATATGAATATCTATTCGAAGGTATACCATTGTATAGAGGTTTTCTGATGATCCTCTCTATCGGTATTACATCAGCGGTATCGATACTGCTCTACTACGCTGGCTTTTATGGGGGTGCGGATGCAAAGGCTTTGATCTCACTCTCACTCTTACTACCTCTATACCAACCCCTCTATTCTCTATACCCATTTGCCCCTTTGATCACATTCAATAACTCGATATTTACAACCTTAATCCTACCCATATACTTTCTCATCAAAAATTTGATCCGCATGGTCAGGGGTGAAAAGATCTTTCAAGGTTTCGAATCAGAACCCGTATGGAAGAAGTTCTTGGTCTGCCTACTTGGATACAGATTAGATATCGATGAAAGAAAGAAGTTCTACTTTGCTTTGGAGGAGTCGGTAAATGGAAAGCGTAGGTTCAAAATCTCTCTACTGAGAGCGGATGAAGATTACCTTCAAGGAGGAGGGGTCTGGGCAACGCCTGGTGTCCCTTTCATACTCTACATAACTGTAGGATTCGTAATTATGATATTGGTTGGTGATTTATTAGCTATACTGATTCGTGGCATTTTCAATTTCTTTAGATGA
- a CDS encoding cupin domain-containing protein yields the protein MSLKDAKVEKRSGGIFLGDVEVTTLIDESIGSKEYRVAIVTFSPNARNKWHVHDHDQLLYVLKGKGIVATEKEERLVTVGDTILIPAGEKHWHGATEDSIFSHLYVMKVGTKTSF from the coding sequence GTGAGCCTGAAGGATGCTAAAGTAGAGAAGAGATCGGGAGGTATCTTTTTAGGTGATGTAGAAGTAACTACTCTTATCGATGAATCTATAGGTTCTAAGGAGTATAGAGTCGCGATCGTAACCTTTTCACCAAATGCAAGAAATAAATGGCATGTTCACGACCACGATCAGTTACTTTACGTTTTGAAAGGAAAGGGTATAGTCGCGACCGAGAAGGAAGAAAGGTTGGTAACCGTAGGTGATACCATCTTGATACCTGCTGGAGAGAAACATTGGCACGGTGCTACAGAAGACTCCATCTTCTCACATCTTTACGTTATGAAGGTTGGGACGAAGACGAGCTTTTAA
- the speD gene encoding adenosylmethionine decarboxylase: protein MGIHIIAEFRGVDPRKISRVEELQVVLDRIVAESGLHVVSSNFYQFEPYGVSAVYLLSESHLSIHTWPEYGYIALDIFTCGDDGPALKTFELMVEEFQPKKVKKRVIRRDIIGENRGQNSI, encoded by the coding sequence ATGGGCATCCATATCATCGCCGAATTTCGGGGTGTGGATCCCCGAAAGATATCCCGAGTGGAGGAACTTCAAGTAGTTTTAGATAGAATAGTTGCCGAATCTGGCCTTCATGTCGTTTCTTCAAATTTTTATCAATTTGAACCTTATGGGGTTTCTGCCGTTTATCTTCTCAGCGAGTCCCATCTGAGCATTCATACGTGGCCTGAGTACGGTTATATAGCTCTGGATATCTTCACGTGTGGTGATGACGGTCCTGCTTTGAAGACTTTTGAGTTGATGGTAGAAGAATTTCAACCGAAGAAGGTTAAGAAGAGGGTCATTAGGAGGGATATAATTGGAGAGAATAGAGGCCAAAATTCTATATGA